The Erigeron canadensis isolate Cc75 chromosome 1, C_canadensis_v1, whole genome shotgun sequence genome segment TTGCTTCCAAGCAACAAACAGAAATAGAACAGGATCCTAAAGAAGAACCCCCAAGCCACAGTCACCCACAAGCAGCCCCATTTGCTTAGATCAGTGATTCCTTGTTGCTTCAAGATATCGACACCGGTGGTTAAGCACGTCGTGCTGCTGATGTTAATCCCTAACGATCGGCTCATGCTTTGCAATAGTCTGGCTTTAACATTGTTGTCAACTACGGCTAAAGGGCTGTTGTCAAATATTTGTGTTCCACGGATAAAGCATTTGATGGGATCGTCGAATTCGTTTTGTAGAACAGCTTCGTACGGGTACTTGACTAGAGATAAGTAGTGAAACCAAATCCAGTATCCAGGGATTCGATCACGAGTGATGAAAAATCCACTAAATAGAAGGAAATAAGCAAGGATCGCGACGACTATAGTGTAACCAAGCATAACGTGTGGGACGATGCCAGAGAGAAATGTAACGAATGAACTTCCGGCCCAAAATGATGCTAGGATAACAAAAAAGTAGAATATGAACCCGGAAACACCTCCAGCGAGTCCAACTGCCCAAAATGTGATAGCGGCGAATGCAAGTGAGAGGAAAATGAGAGAAGGGATCGCTACGAGGGAGTGTGAAAGTACGTAGGATGACCGTCTATAAGCATTGTAAGCGGTTTCTCTCATGAAAATGTAACGTTCTTGGAGGAAAACTGGCAAGGCGTCTGCACAAGTGTAGAATGTTGTAGACATTGCAAAGGCGAAGAAGCCTAATCGTTCTTGGACGCCTCTTGGAGAGCTATCGAGGTTCCAAAACACGGTAGCAAGGATGAAACCAGTGACAGTAACCGCGGCTAATCTGATACCAAATAGCTCTGGCATTCTTCGTGAATTTGTGAATGACCTTTTTGATAAAACAGCCATTTCCATCCACATTGGGTTAGCGAATGTTGGGACCATGGAGGTCGGATTAGTACCGTTGTTGGCTCCAGCACCCGAGACTAGTTTGCCTCTTGATATGCTTGCACTGATTGCTTCTTTAAGTGTTAGCCCGTGTGTAGGGGTTTCGTCGCCGGTGGTTTGCTCGTTGCGAGATCTTTTCATGTTTTGCCAGGCTTTGTTGAACTCGACAAGACGTCTGGTTCCACCAGGAGAACCTTCGAGTTCTCTAATTAAATCAAGAGCAAACTCTGTACGGTTCTCCTTATCTGGAATCGGATGTCCAAAGTCAGAGAAAAACAAAGGTAGGTCCCGTGGAGAGCCATTATACACTGGCTGTCCACGGGACAAAAACAAAAGCCTGTCTAGCAACCCAAGCAGACGGTAGCTCGGTTGATGCACAGACATCATCACGATGCTACCGCTCTGCGCAATCCTTTGCAAAACTTTCACCACCATATACGCACTAGTCGAGTCAAGCCCAGACGTCGGCTCgtccaaaaacaaaataatcggGTCATGAATAATGTCTATTCCAATAGACACACGACGTCGTTCACCACCCGAAACTCCTCTATGTCCTTCATCTCCAATAACCGTCTTAGCCGCGTTACGAAGACCTAACTGATCAATCAAAGCTTGAACTCTAAGCTTCTTTTTCGACTTAGAGAATGACCGAGGAAGACGAAACTCAGCAGCAAACATTAAAGTTTCTTCAACAGTTAACATAGGAAACAAAAGGTCATCTTGCATAACATAAGCTGAAATCACCTTAAGCAACCTCGACTCGAGTTGCTCACCGTTTAATGTAACCGTCCCTTTTAAGCTTCCTTTCGCTATCCGGTTAGCCAAAGCATCGATCAAAGTCGACTTCCCGGAGCCACTCGCCCCTAAAACCGCAACCAACTCGCCATCTCTTGCTTCACCAGAGATATCATTCAACAAAACCTTAGTATTCGTATACGTTTGTTGTTCATTTGCATTTCCTTCTGAGCCACTTCCAAATAAAGCCGGAACCGGGACAGCTATCTTCTTTCGAACCTTGACACTATATGTCAAATTAGTAAACTTCAAAACAAACGGCAAAGCTTTTGGTTCATTTTCGTTGCTAGTTTCGCTCATTTCTAACACACGATGAGCTGGGGTTTCTTCTCCGTTAGCTCCCTTTCGTATGTCGCCGACATACTTGAGAAGCTCTCCAAGAGACGGAGAAGACGCGACTTGTCCCCGTTGGTCGTAAAATCCTAGATTATCGACAACGTTTTCCGCGACAACGCGTGGCATGGTTAGGTAATATGATTTTTTATCGTTGCCAAAAAGTTTTGGCAAAGAGAGTTAGTGTTGGAAAGTGTTTGTGAAAATGTCGATGAGAAAAAGTTggatgtgaaaaatgagaatgaATGGGGGACTGTTTATTGAGGTGTAAGAGATAGAGGGTGGTCACCTACGTTCGCCTAATACATGAAAATCTGCACGCCTTATACATTTTAGGAAATTAGTAATGGGACACGTGGATGTTTGTTGATGGTTAGTAGTACATTTTTAGCAAGGACTATTTTGAATAGTGGTTAAATATTGGTTTTAGATGTACATAAACAAAGTTTGTGTGGTTAATAAGATTGAAAACAACTAGTGGACGTACAGCTTCATTAGGGTCTCTCCCCAATATATACACACGTAGATACAAACACGTACAAGTGATAATTAATTCATTATTAAATTAAACCAATAAACGATAAAATGGCATGGGGTGCTATATAATTTGAGTTTCATGAGGatgaaataaaatagaaaataagataaataGTACTCGATCGTATTATTTTGTGTGGGGTCGGGGAATTAGGTGAGGGTGGTAAACAAAGTTATTTTGCATGTAAAGCTTGgtcaaatgaaagaaaaatcaAAGGGGGGTTTGCTTGGTTACAACTCATGTGAAAAATTCTGGATGTTTTGCCTTTCGAGAGACGAATATCGCCCGCAAAATGTATAAATAGTTGTCACTTAAATTTATTattccaaaaataaaagattaaaatttataatgtaAGAAGAATTTCATTCAACTTAATTGGGTGCATAATAGCGTTACTTTC includes the following:
- the LOC122585410 gene encoding ABC transporter G family member 6-like yields the protein MPRVVAENVVDNLGFYDQRGQVASSPSLGELLKYVGDIRKGANGEETPAHRVLEMSETSNENEPKALPFVLKFTNLTYSVKVRKKIAVPVPALFGSGSEGNANEQQTYTNTKVLLNDISGEARDGELVAVLGASGSGKSTLIDALANRIAKGSLKGTVTLNGEQLESRLLKVISAYVMQDDLLFPMLTVEETLMFAAEFRLPRSFSKSKKKLRVQALIDQLGLRNAAKTVIGDEGHRGVSGGERRRVSIGIDIIHDPIILFLDEPTSGLDSTSAYMVVKVLQRIAQSGSIVMMSVHQPSYRLLGLLDRLLFLSRGQPVYNGSPRDLPLFFSDFGHPIPDKENRTEFALDLIRELEGSPGGTRRLVEFNKAWQNMKRSRNEQTTGDETPTHGLTLKEAISASISRGKLVSGAGANNGTNPTSMVPTFANPMWMEMAVLSKRSFTNSRRMPELFGIRLAAVTVTGFILATVFWNLDSSPRGVQERLGFFAFAMSTTFYTCADALPVFLQERYIFMRETAYNAYRRSSYVLSHSLVAIPSLIFLSLAFAAITFWAVGLAGGVSGFIFYFFVILASFWAGSSFVTFLSGIVPHVMLGYTIVVAILAYFLLFSGFFITRDRIPGYWIWFHYLSLVKYPYEAVLQNEFDDPIKCFIRGTQIFDNSPLAVVDNNVKARLLQSMSRSLGINISSTTCLTTGVDILKQQGITDLSKWGCLWVTVAWGFFFRILFYFCLLLGSKNKRR